The nucleotide window CAGAAGTCGTCCGGCTCGGTGTAGATGACGTACTTCTTGTTGCAGTAGAGGTCGCGGTCCAACTCGCTCGTCTTCACCTGCGCCAGGAAGATGGCGGTGTCGCCGAGCTGCATCCCCTCAGGCATCGTGGGCTCGAAGTTCGCATACCAGACGAAGCGGAAGGAGTCGAGGTAACGCGAATCGGCCGCCCGGTTGAACAGCGAGTCCATGAAGAACGCCGAGGGACGCACGCGCCGCCACGGCCGGCCGTACTCCAGCGTGCGGGTCATTCCCGGCTCGCCGTCGTAGGTCATGTTCCAGTACAGGTGCCAGCGGTTGCCGCTCCCCCAGGTGAGCGGGTCACCGCTCGACTGCACCGTGAAGATCATCTCCGAGTTCTCGATGTTCTCGATATCCCAGAGCTCCTGGTACGAGGGTTGGAGCTGGTAGACACCGGAGTTGATCACCTCCTTGGCCAGCGCTTCGGCGCGTGCGGGATCGCCGTCCGCCAGGCGCGTCAGGTAGACCACCGCCAGCAGGTGCTGGGCGGCTCCTCTGGTGACCCGGCCGTACACCTCCTGCTCGAGCGGTAGGTTCGCGATCGCGAACTCCAGGTCGGGGATGATGACCTGGCTATACACCTCCGCCTCCGGCGTACGGTGCGCCTCAGTGATCACGCCCTGGGTCTCTTCCAGCGTCACGTGTACGGCGCCGTAGTGACGCACCAGATGGAAGTAGAAGAGTGCGCGGAGGAAGCGGGCCTCGGCCACCAGGCGGTTCTTCTCCTCGTCCGACATCCCGCCTTCCAGGGCCGCGGCACGGCTGATCGCCGCGTTCGCCGCGTTGATCGCCTGATAGCTGGCGTTCCACTGATCGTTGGCGTACGCCGTCGTGGCATTCAGCCGCTGATCGTACAGGTTCCACTGCTTGTGGCTGCCGTCCGCGCCCATCGCCCAGATATCGATGCCGTACTCCTGCATCGCGAAGTGCCGCTCCTGGGCGTAGTGACCGTAGAGACCGTTGTAGGCCGCCTCCACCGCGTCGCGGAGGCCTTCGGGCGTTTCGAAGTAGTCTGCCGTAACTCCGGAGACCACTCGCTCGTCGAGGTCGATGCAGGCCCCCAGGCCGAGGACCGCCACACCGACGAGCGCGACCGATCTCGTGAATTGAAATTTCATCGTCTATGGACTCTAGAATTGGAACGCATATGGATCGATTTCGCCGGCCGAAGCACGGTTGGGTTCACCCGCGGGCGATCCCGTCCGCGCTCGAGCGTGAAATCAGAAGCCGACGCTTGCACCGATCAGCAGGCTGCGGTAGCTCGGAACGGTGTTCCCTTCGGCTCCTTCCGGATCCACGCCCGGGAAGTCCGTGAAGACCCAGGGATCCTGTGCCTGCGCGTAGATGCGCAGCGCGGTTCCACCACCGATCCGCTCCAGCAGCGACTGCGGAACGGTGTAGCCAAGCGTGATGTTCCGGATCCGCCAGTGCGAGCCGTCGAAGTAGCGGACGGCTTCCGCGTCGATCGCGCCCTCGGAGTCGCGGTTCGGGCTCGGGAACGCGTTGGTCGGATTCTCGGGAGTCCAGTAGTCGAGCTTGGGCTGGTTGTAGCGACCTGACATCTGCCCCGGCCACACGTCCGTCCGGATGGTGTAGCCCCAACGCGCGTAGGCGAGCACGGAAAAGTCGAACGCGCCGACGTCGATGCGGTTGGTCAGGCTTCCCGTCCACAGCGGGAAGTTGGTGTGCCGGCCAAGAATGACGCGGTCGTTTCCGTCGATGTCACCGTCACCATCGGCATCCAGCACCTTGATGTCGCCGGGTTGACGGCTGTA belongs to Longimicrobiaceae bacterium and includes:
- a CDS encoding RagB/SusD family nutrient uptake outer membrane protein, translated to MKFQFTRSVALVGVAVLGLGACIDLDERVVSGVTADYFETPEGLRDAVEAAYNGLYGHYAQERHFAMQEYGIDIWAMGADGSHKQWNLYDQRLNATTAYANDQWNASYQAINAANAAISRAAALEGGMSDEEKNRLVAEARFLRALFYFHLVRHYGAVHVTLEETQGVITEAHRTPEAEVYSQVIIPDLEFAIANLPLEQEVYGRVTRGAAQHLLAVVYLTRLADGDPARAEALAKEVINSGVYQLQPSYQELWDIENIENSEMIFTVQSSGDPLTWGSGNRWHLYWNMTYDGEPGMTRTLEYGRPWRRVRPSAFFMDSLFNRAADSRYLDSFRFVWYANFEPTMPEGMQLGDTAIFLAQVKTSELDRDLYCNKKYVIYTEPDDFWNPKSRPLGDACPALKGEYNTSTFPVMLKHVDPLRPAVNTEEGRRDFPVYRLAETYLLAAEAIIRQGERLDEAAEFVNAVRRRAARPGHEAEMEVTAADMTLDLILDERARELYAEGHRWFDLKRFGKLVEMVRRRNHEAAPNIQDFHVLRPIPQSQIDRTRNEDGSEFGQNPGY